A genomic window from Salvelinus sp. IW2-2015 linkage group LG13, ASM291031v2, whole genome shotgun sequence includes:
- the LOC111971661 gene encoding heterogeneous nuclear ribonucleoprotein C, producing MPVPVEHSPMKHSRDLSFSSGLHRSRDRPQDKRSAQRTGSSRAKLKMAELLAIKRELTQIKVQIDGLLDSVDKMDRQRKDHSDSPPTQEGSVSDSVSSLEDSPVSLLHRQRESPEPGEASDDDQHLQHYQRHCRINNHQSDLEDDM from the exons ATGCCAGTCCCAGTGGAGCACAGCCCTATGAAACACTCCCgtgatctctctttctcctccggCCTGCACCGCTCCAGAGACAGACCACAGGACAAGAGGAGCGCACAGCGCACCGGCTCTTCCAGGGCCAAGT TGAAGATGGCAGAGCTGCTGGCCATAAAGCGGGAGTTGACTCAGATCAAGGTGCAGATTGACGGACTGCTCGACAGCGTGGAcaagatggacagacagaggaaGGACCACTCAG ATTCCCCTCCTACCCAAGAGGGCAGTGTGTCGGACTCAGTGAGCAGTCTGGAAGATTCCCCCGTCAGCCTCCtacacagacagagggagagcccAGAGCCTGGGGAGGCCAGCGATGATGACCAACACCTCCAACACTAYCAGCGCCACTGCAGG ATAAATAACCATCAATCTGATCTGGAGGATGACATGTGA